Proteins encoded together in one Diabrotica undecimpunctata isolate CICGRU chromosome 3, icDiaUnde3, whole genome shotgun sequence window:
- the LOC140437531 gene encoding uncharacterized protein, giving the protein MEIKQEASEKTCKIKTENVACEDSLDAFKIEIKEEPNTQNAYDTFAYLDSNVFSVNTKVEQDEHKFTLFEGKQTTNEEDYFQEETKVEIMETLIEHSSYEGNHMIQHAEGKTLNKNTKVATGQRRCKCKICFKQFITTSDLKTHLRVHTGEKPYKCEICFKTFSQKYVLKVHLRRHTGEKPYKCETCLKEFVTTSNLKIHLRRHTGEKPYKCKICLKQFTSTRYLKSHLAMHEEKPYKCEICLKQFNVARSLKKHLRVHTGEKLHKCEICFKQFDVASNLKTHLRVHTGEKLHKCEICFKQFSEAGHFKTHFRTHTGEKPFKCEICLKQFITSSHLKRHLIVHTVEKPYTCEICFKQFSISSSLKTHLRVHTGEKPYKCEICFKQFTTKGPLKTHLRMHTGENLHKCEICFKQFSVASTLKIHLRVHTGEKLHKCKICFKQFSEAGHFKTHLRTHTGEKPFKCEICFKQFITTSHAKRHLRVHTGEKPYTCEICFKQFSTSSSLKTHLRLHSGEKAYK; this is encoded by the exons atGGAAATAAAACAAGAAGCTAGTGAGAAAACTTGTAAAATAAAAACAGAGAATGTAGCCTGTGAGGACTCTTTGGATgccttcaaaattgaaattaaagAAGAACCTAATACACAAAATGCATACGACACTTTTGCTTATTTAGACTCAAATGTTTTCTCTGTAAATACTAAAGTAGAACAAGATGAACATAAATTTACACTATTTGAAGGAAAGCAAACAACAAATGAAGAAg ATTATTTTCAAGAGGAAACCAAAGTGGAAATTATGGAAACACTAATTGAACATTCGTCTTATGAAGGAAATCATATGATTCAACATGCTGAaggaaaaacattaaataaaaatacgaAAGTTGCGACTGGACAAAGACGTTGCAAAtgcaaaatttgttttaagcagtttattaCTACAAGtgatttgaaaacacatttgagagtgcacactggtgaaaaaccgtacaagtgtgaGATTTGTTTTAAGACATTTTCTCAAAAATATGTTTTGAAAGTCCATTTAAGaagacacactggagaaaaaccttacaagtgtgaaacttgtttaaaAGAATTTGTTACGACAAGTAATTTGAAAATCCATTTAAGAaggcacactggagaaaaaccttacaagtgtaaaatttgcTTAAAGCAGTTTACTtcaacaagatatttaaaatcACATTTGGCAATGCAtgaagaaaaaccttataagtgtgaaatttgtttaaagcagtttaatGTAGCACGtagtttgaaaaaacatttgagagtgcatactggagaaaaacttcacaagtgtgaaatctgttttaaacagtttgatgtagcaagtaatttgaaaacacatttaagagtacatactggagaaaaactgcacaagtgtgaaatttgttttaaacagtttagtgaaGCAGGTCATTTTAAAACACACTTTAGaactcacactggagaaaaaccttttaagtgtgaaatttgtcttaagcagtTTATTACTTCGAgtcatttgaaaagacatttgatagTGCACACTGTAGAAAAACCTTAcacatgtgaaatttgttttaagcagtttagtatATCAAGtagtttgaaaacacatttgagagtgcacactggagaaaaaccttacaagtgtgagatttgttttaagcagtttactactAAAGGTCCGTTGAAAACTCATTTGagaatgcacactggagaaaatcttcataagtgtgaaatttgttttaagcagtttagtgtaGCAAGtactttgaaaatacatttgagggtgcacactggggaaaaacttcacaagtgtaaaatttgttttaaacagtttagtgaaGCAGGTCATTTTAAAACACACTTAAgaacgcacactggagaaaaaccttttaagtgtgaaatttgttttaagcagtttatcaCTACAAGTCATGCGAAAAGACATttaagagtgcacactggggaaaaaccttacacttgtgaaatttgttttaagcagtttagtacATCAAGtagtttgaaaacacatttgagactGCACAGTGGAGAAAAAGCGTACAAGTGA